The following proteins are encoded in a genomic region of Triticum dicoccoides isolate Atlit2015 ecotype Zavitan chromosome 1B, WEW_v2.0, whole genome shotgun sequence:
- the LOC119349897 gene encoding acetylserotonin O-methyltransferase 1-like, whose protein sequence is MPAAQHIERDQDLDMSSDELLQAQLELYHHGLAFVKSLALKAATDLRIPDAIHRRGGAATLSELASDTGIHPTKRSNLRRVMRVLTTTGVFSIVQGKGSNDHAGDGAASYKLTRVSRLLVERSPHNLSPMVGTIVNTLCWTSLLKMPEWFTQGQEGESAQSQSLVQLANGCTFWESTKVDGGLFNDGMAADSRIAMKVLLKEHGRAFGEVKSSLVDIGGNHGATASAVARAFPHLKCSVLDLPHVVAAAPASDILTFVAGNMFEYVPPADAVLLKWILHDWKHEDCVKIMRRCKEAIPAKEAGGKVIIIDMVVGYPVTQPNHSKEAQVLLDIYMMGSDGMEREENEWSLIFSEAGFSDYKITPTNGIRSIIEVYP, encoded by the exons ATGCCGGCCGCGCAGCACATCGAACGAGACCAAGACCTCGACATGAGCAGCGACGAGTTACTTCAAGCTCAGCTGGAGCTCTACCACCACGGCCTCGCCTTCGTCAAGTCACTGGCGCTCAAGGCCGCCACGGACCTGCGCATCCCCGACGCCATCCACCGCCGCGGCGGCGCCGCCACCTTGTCCGAGCTGGCCTCCGACACCGGGATCCACCCCACGAAGCGCTCCAACCTCCGGCGGGTTATGCGGGTGCTCACCACCACCGGGGTATTCTCCATTGTCCAAGGCAAAGGCAGCAACGACCACGCCGGTGATGGCGCTGCGTCTTACAAGCTCACGCGGGTCTCCCGGCTCCTTGTCGAGAGATCACCGCACAACCTGTCCCCGATGGTGGGCACCATCGTCAACACGTTATGCTGGACCTCTCTCCTCAAAATGCCCGAGTGGTTTACCCAAGGCCAAGAGGGAGAGTCGGCACAGTCGCAGTCGCTCGTCCAGCTGGCCAACGGCTGCACGTTCTGGGAGTCCACCAAGGTCGATGGCGGCTTGTTCAACGACGGCATGGCCGCGGACAGCCGCATCGCCATGAAGGTCCTGTTGAAGGAGCACGGCAGAGCGTTCGGGGAAGTGAAAAGCTCGCTGGTGGACATCGGCGGCAACCATGGCGCCACCGCGTCGGCCGTGGCGAGAGCGTTCCCGCACCTCAAGTGCAGCGTTCTGGACCTCCCACACGTCGTCGCCGCGGCTCCCGCCAGCGACATTTTGACCTTCGTCGCCGGAAATATGTTCGAGTATGTCCCACCTGCGGATGCTGTTCTACTCAAg TGGATTTTGCATGACTGGAAACACGAAGACTGCGTCAAGATAATGCGCCGGTGCAAGGAAGCGATCCCAGCGAAAGAAGCCGGAGGAAAGGTGATAATCATCGACATGGTGGTGGGATATCCGGTGACTCAGCCCAACCATTCCAAAGAGGCGCAGGTTTTGTTAGATATCTACATGATGGGCTCCGATGGAATGGAGCGAGAGGAAAACGAGTGGAGCTTGATTTTCTCCGAAGCCGGGTTCAGCGACTACAAGATCACTCCAACCAATGGGATTCGATCAATTATCGAAGTATACCCTTAA